Part of the Jatrophihabitans sp. GAS493 genome, GATCGCCGTCGCTCAACTGCGCGACTGGAGCGAACTTGGGCTGCAGGTGCCGATGGCGGTGAACATCTCTCCGACCGACCTCACCGGCCATCGGCTCACCCACTTACTGGCCCAGACCACAACCACCCACGGCGTCGCGGCCGGGATGTTGAAGCTGGAGATCACCGAACGCGTCGTCGCCGAAGAAACCGAGGAGATGAACTCGGTCCTGCTGACTCTGCACGAAATGGGCGTCACGCTCAGCCTCGACGACTTCGGCACCGGCTACTCCTCGATGCGCCGGCTCAAAACACTCCCCATCTCCGAACTCAAGATCGACCGCAGCTTCGTCTCCAGCTTGTTCGACAGCACCGCTGATGTCGGCATCGTTCGCGCCGTCATCGACCTCGCCCACGCTCTTGGGATGCCGGCCATCGCCGAAGGGGTCGAGACAGAATCTGAGTGGCAACTGCTGCACTCCCTCGGCTGCGACGGCGCCCAGGGATGGCACATCGCGCGACCCATGCCCGCAGCCGATATCACCGAATGGATCACCGCCCACGCGCCCTCGTCACTGCGTACCGACGCCGCCTAGATTCGCACGGTGGCTGACTCGCCGTGGCTCGCGGGTAGCCAACCATCGCTACCAGGCACCGGGGACAGCACACCACCCAACCAGGTGAACTGGCATCGACCGGAACTCCCGCGACAAGTCTGCTTGGTGCGGCAGCAGTGCTCATTCTGATCGGCGGGTCGGCGGTGGCAATCGGGGCCCGTAGGCGCCACTAGCCGAATTGCCAGGCGGTCGACGGACAGGTGTCGATCGCCGGGGCAGGAACCTTGTCGAGCGGGATCACACCGACCCGAGTTAGCGCTGGTGCGCTACGCGACCGAGTCCCAGAAGCCGCATTGGTGCTCGGAGCGGAAGGCGGAGGTGCTGATCTCAGTGCTCTCGCCGGAGGGCTTCAGGGACATGATCCGGTGAGTCGCCCCGAACTTCGGCCAGTGCGCCTGCCCTTGCGCGTTCGGGCTCCCACGGAAGACGAACCCTCCCCAGTAGTGGATCATGTCGCGGGACAGCTGGCGCTCGCCCGCATTGAAGGTGGGGGCGATGGGTGTGCCGTTGTTGAAGCTCGGGAACAGGTACGCGAGTTCCGCAGCATGTCCCGCTCCCCATACGTACCCGGGAATCGGGACCAGGCCGGGACCGTGGCGGGCGTCGAACTCGTAGGCATAGGTCGGCACGTACTTGGCGAATGTGCTCTCCAGCTGCAGTTGCGAGCATCCCCCAATTCCCGCGGCGAGGCCGGAGTCGGTGGCAATCGCGCCGATCAGGTAGGCCGGCGTGAACTTGTCGGCATTGCGCGGCCACGGGTAGCGGGCCAGCACCTGGGGGGCGAGTGCCGGGAACGTCGACTGGACCCAGGCCTCGTACTGACTCTCAGTCAATCCGATGTCGCCCTGGAAGAAGGTTCGACCTTCGTCGCGATTCGATCCCGTCACGATCGGAACGCGAGCGAACTCCCCGTCGCGGACGGCAGTCGCTGGTGGCTGGGGAAGCGCCGTTGTGCCGCTGGTCAGGGTCGGCGAGAAGCCTGTGCTTGCGTCGAGCAGTTTCGCCGCCGAGAGTCCGCGCAGGCAGGACGTCTCAGTGGCCGCTGACGGACAGCCCGCTGCAGCGGCAAACGTCGTGCTGTCAGTCCTCGTTGCGGCGAGCGGCCGGCTCAGGCAGGAACCGCTCTGCATCATCGCGCGGCTGAATAGTCCCTGCGAACCAGGTGCGGTCAGATGCGCGCAGACCGAGAAGGCACCGGCGGATTCTCCACCGAGCGTGACCTCGTTCGGGTCGCCGCCGAACGCCGCGATGTTGCGCTGCACCCACCTCAGCGCGGCCTGCTGATCGAGGAAGCCGTAGTTGCCCTGGCCGGTCTTCGACAGTCCAGGTAGACCGAGGAAGCCGAAGACGCCGAGGCGATAGTTCATGGTGACGACGATCGCGTTGCTGAGGCGGACGATCTTCTCGCCGCCGGCCTGGTTCGAGCTTCCGTTCACGAGGCCGCCGCCATGGATGAAGACGTAGACGGGAATCTTTCGTCCAGCCGTAACGCCGGTTGCTCGCTGTACGTTGATGAACAGGCAGTCCTCGGCATTCGTCCGGACGCCATTGGTGCTCTCGAGCGCGGCGCAGCGAGCGCCATAACTGGTAGTCGGCAGCACGCCGCTCCACGGCGCATGCGGTTGCGGTGCCTGCCAGCGCAGGTTAGCGATCGGCGGTGCCGCGTAAGGGATTCCGAGGAAACTGTCGACGCCGTCGCTGCTTGCGCCGCGAATGGCGCCCCGGTCCGTCTGCACCACAAGGGGGTTCCTCGGATGATGGTAGGCAGCTGCCGGAGCAGCAAAAGCCACTAGTAACAAGGCGGTTGTGCCGGCGACGAAGCCAGCGCGGACTGCTCTGATCATCGGAACACGCTCCTCGTCCGATGCGGCCGTCACTCCGCTCGCGGGGTCGGCTGGCATCGAATCGATTGTTCG contains:
- a CDS encoding carboxylesterase/lipase family protein → MVQTDRGAIRGASSDGVDSFLGIPYAAPPIANLRWQAPQPHAPWSGVLPTTSYGARCAALESTNGVRTNAEDCLFINVQRATGVTAGRKIPVYVFIHGGGLVNGSSNQAGGEKIVRLSNAIVVTMNYRLGVFGFLGLPGLSKTGQGNYGFLDQQAALRWVQRNIAAFGGDPNEVTLGGESAGAFSVCAHLTAPGSQGLFSRAMMQSGSCLSRPLAATRTDSTTFAAAAGCPSAATETSCLRGLSAAKLLDASTGFSPTLTSGTTALPQPPATAVRDGEFARVPIVTGSNRDEGRTFFQGDIGLTESQYEAWVQSTFPALAPQVLARYPWPRNADKFTPAYLIGAIATDSGLAAGIGGCSQLQLESTFAKYVPTYAYEFDARHGPGLVPIPGYVWGAGHAAELAYLFPSFNNGTPIAPTFNAGERQLSRDMIHYWGGFVFRGSPNAQGQAHWPKFGATHRIMSLKPSGESTEISTSAFRSEHQCGFWDSVA